The Planktothrix tepida PCC 9214 genome has a segment encoding these proteins:
- a CDS encoding 4-hydroxy-3-methylbut-2-enyl diphosphate reductase, which translates to MDTKAFRRSLQQSESYHRKGFGHEEEVANVMQSAYQSSLIQEIRDNNYIIKRGNVTIKMAQSFGFCWGVERAVAMAYETRQHFPTENIWITNEIIHNPSVNQHLQDMKVEFIPVENGNKDFSVVNSGDVVILPAFGASVQEMQILNEKGCKIVDTTCPWVSKVWNTVEKHKKRDYTSIIHGKYSHEETVATSSFADKYLIVLNYKEAEYVSNYILNGGNREEFLAKFSRACSEGFDPDQDLVQIGIANQTTMLKSETEQIGKLLEHTMMKKYGPDNLNQHFQSFNTICDATQERQDAMIGILDDPLDLMVVIGGFNSSNTTHLQEMSVEKGIPSYHIDCSERILTDNRIEHKPLGKLLEIQENWLPEGEILVGITSGASTPDKVVEEVIEKIFAQQLSSVQG; encoded by the coding sequence ATGGATACAAAAGCATTTAGACGTTCATTACAACAGTCAGAAAGCTATCATCGTAAGGGCTTTGGTCATGAAGAAGAAGTGGCGAATGTCATGCAATCTGCTTATCAAAGTTCTTTAATTCAAGAAATTCGAGACAATAACTATATTATTAAACGCGGTAATGTTACCATTAAAATGGCTCAATCTTTTGGGTTTTGTTGGGGTGTAGAACGAGCGGTGGCAATGGCCTATGAAACTCGCCAGCATTTCCCCACCGAAAATATTTGGATTACCAATGAAATTATTCATAATCCTTCTGTAAATCAACATTTACAGGATATGAAAGTTGAGTTTATTCCGGTAGAAAATGGGAATAAGGATTTTTCAGTGGTCAATTCTGGGGATGTGGTGATATTACCCGCTTTTGGGGCAAGTGTTCAAGAAATGCAAATCTTGAATGAAAAAGGCTGTAAAATTGTCGATACAACTTGCCCTTGGGTTTCTAAAGTTTGGAATACCGTTGAGAAACATAAAAAGAGAGATTACACCTCAATTATTCATGGAAAATATAGCCATGAAGAAACCGTCGCCACCAGTTCTTTTGCAGATAAATATTTAATTGTTTTGAATTATAAAGAAGCAGAATATGTCTCGAATTATATTCTGAATGGGGGCAACCGTGAGGAGTTTTTAGCAAAATTTAGTCGTGCTTGTTCCGAAGGTTTTGATCCCGACCAAGATTTAGTCCAAATTGGTATTGCTAACCAAACAACAATGTTAAAAAGTGAAACCGAACAAATCGGAAAACTTTTAGAACATACGATGATGAAAAAATATGGCCCCGATAACTTAAATCAACATTTCCAAAGTTTTAATACCATTTGTGATGCGACCCAAGAACGCCAAGATGCAATGATTGGTATATTAGATGACCCCTTGGATTTAATGGTGGTTATCGGTGGATTTAATTCTTCTAATACGACCCATTTACAAGAAATGTCTGTCGAAAAAGGAATTCCATCTTATCATATTGATTGTTCAGAACGCATTTTAACTGATAATCGTATTGAACATAAACCGTTAGGAAAGCTTTTAGAAATTCAAGAAAATTGGCTTCCAGAGGGTGAAATTTTAGTTGGAATTACGTCTGGTGCGTCTACTCCTGATAAAGTCGTTGAAGAAGTCATTGAAAAGATTTTTGCCCAGCAACTTTCTAGTGTTCAGGGTTAA
- a CDS encoding aldehyde dehydrogenase → MFDKRGSGKFGEVKMTEKTAIQSLIQQQRDFFATGQTQDIQFRLEKLYRLKQVIADHETAIINAVKADLGRPDLEAYFELAPVAEINYAIKHLKSWVKPQKVTPSLSQFPASTWIYPQPLGVVLIIAPWNYPFQLLISPLVGAITAGNCAILKPSEISQNTSKIISEIINKNFNSEYITVVEGGVETSQELLAEKLDHIFFTGGAKVGKILLESAAKYLTPVTLELGGKSPCIVDEEIQLDYTAKRIIWGKFVNAGQTCIAPDYLLVDSRIKSELITAMQQSIQSFFGDNPAISPDYARIINRFHFNRLQEFLKVGKIITGGESNSETQYISPTIIDQVSWDDPVMQEEIFGPILPILEYDDLGDAIAQINSRPKPLALYLFSQNKDKQNRILQETSSGTLCLNDTLLQFSSRTLPFGGVGQSGMGSSHGKATFDRFSHYRSVLKQTFLFDLPLRYAPYKGKEWLMKKLLLM, encoded by the coding sequence ATTTTCGATAAAAGGGGATCAGGGAAATTTGGAGAGGTAAAAATGACTGAAAAAACTGCTATTCAAAGTTTAATCCAGCAACAACGAGACTTTTTTGCGACGGGACAAACCCAGGATATCCAGTTTCGTCTCGAAAAACTTTATCGGTTAAAACAAGTGATCGCAGACCATGAAACGGCTATTATTAACGCAGTCAAAGCGGATTTAGGCCGTCCTGATCTGGAAGCTTATTTTGAACTGGCTCCCGTTGCTGAAATTAATTATGCCATTAAACATCTCAAATCTTGGGTTAAACCACAAAAAGTTACCCCATCTTTAAGTCAATTTCCTGCTTCAACATGGATTTATCCTCAACCGTTAGGAGTTGTATTAATTATAGCTCCTTGGAATTATCCGTTTCAACTGCTTATTTCTCCTTTGGTTGGGGCGATCACTGCTGGCAATTGTGCAATTTTAAAACCATCAGAAATTAGTCAAAATACATCTAAAATTATTAGTGAAATTATTAATAAAAATTTTAATTCTGAATATATTACTGTCGTTGAAGGCGGGGTGGAAACCAGTCAAGAGTTATTAGCTGAAAAGTTGGATCATATTTTCTTTACTGGAGGGGCAAAAGTAGGAAAAATTTTGTTAGAATCAGCCGCTAAATATTTAACACCTGTAACCTTAGAGTTGGGTGGAAAAAGCCCTTGTATTGTGGATGAGGAGATTCAATTAGATTATACAGCAAAACGGATTATTTGGGGAAAATTTGTGAATGCAGGTCAAACTTGTATCGCCCCAGATTATTTGCTGGTAGATTCTCGGATTAAATCAGAATTAATCACAGCAATGCAACAATCTATTCAAAGTTTTTTTGGGGATAATCCCGCCATTAGCCCTGATTATGCTCGAATCATTAACCGTTTCCATTTTAACCGATTACAGGAATTTTTAAAAGTAGGTAAAATCATTACAGGCGGTGAAAGTAACTCCGAAACTCAATATATTTCCCCCACGATTATTGATCAAGTATCTTGGGATGATCCAGTTATGCAAGAGGAAATTTTTGGGCCGATTTTACCCATTTTGGAGTATGATGATTTAGGAGATGCGATCGCTCAAATTAACAGCCGTCCCAAACCCTTAGCTTTATATTTATTTTCTCAAAATAAAGACAAACAAAACCGCATTTTACAAGAAACTTCATCAGGAACTCTGTGTTTAAATGACACGTTATTACAGTTTAGTAGTCGAACTTTGCCTTTTGGGGGAGTAGGACAGAGTGGGATGGGAAGTTCTCACGGAAAAGCTACGTTTGATCGATTTTCCCATTATCGTAGTGTGTTAAAACAAACCTTTTTATTTGATTTACCTTTACGTTATGCACCTTATAAAGGCAAGGAATGGTTAATGAAAAAATTATTATTAATGTAA
- a CDS encoding RNA-guided endonuclease InsQ/TnpB family protein has product MSQLFGCCRVVFNDALAYCKEQYRAGHKKPNSKELSKRLTELKKTTEKQWLTEVSSIPLQQSLRDLEQAYSNFFQSCNGQRKGKKVKPPQFKKRKSKQSARFMDNGFKLYPNSDYIYIAKIGEIKVVWSRELPATPSSATLIKDSSDRYFVSFVVEFNPQPLPENQNSVGIDLGITDFATLSNGEKIKSPQPLKKHLKRLRRLQRNLSIKQKGSKRREITRKKLARLHAKISDTRTDFLHQLSTRIIRENQTIVLEDLNVSGMMKNRKLARAISDLGWQYFRTMLEAKSVMYGRDFRVIDRWIPTSQICSDCGFRGGKKELNIREWTCLNCGKSHDRDINAANNILVAGGLSETLNGRGEKVRCDSFSRNK; this is encoded by the coding sequence ATGTCTCAATTGTTTGGTTGTTGTCGGGTCGTTTTTAACGATGCCTTGGCTTACTGTAAAGAACAATACCGTGCGGGTCACAAAAAACCTAATAGCAAGGAACTTTCTAAAAGGCTAACAGAACTCAAAAAGACCACTGAAAAGCAATGGTTAACAGAAGTTTCTTCTATTCCTTTGCAACAGTCTTTGAGAGATTTAGAACAAGCTTACTCCAACTTTTTCCAATCCTGCAACGGACAAAGAAAAGGCAAGAAAGTTAAACCTCCCCAGTTTAAAAAGCGTAAATCTAAGCAATCAGCTAGATTTATGGATAACGGTTTTAAACTCTACCCTAATTCAGATTACATTTACATTGCTAAAATTGGTGAGATTAAAGTAGTCTGGAGTAGAGAATTACCCGCAACGCCTTCCAGTGCTACCTTAATTAAGGATAGTTCTGACAGGTATTTTGTGAGTTTTGTTGTTGAGTTTAATCCTCAACCCTTACCTGAAAATCAAAATTCCGTAGGAATCGATTTAGGAATTACTGATTTTGCGACATTAAGCAACGGTGAAAAGATTAAATCTCCTCAACCTTTAAAGAAACACTTAAAGCGTTTAAGGAGATTACAACGGAATTTGTCAATAAAACAGAAAGGCAGCAAAAGAAGGGAAATTACTAGAAAGAAACTAGCTAGACTTCACGCTAAGATTTCTGATACCAGAACCGATTTTCTTCATCAGTTGTCAACCCGGATTATTCGTGAAAATCAAACGATAGTTTTGGAAGACTTAAACGTTTCAGGAATGATGAAAAACCGGAAACTAGCCCGTGCTATTTCAGATTTAGGTTGGCAGTATTTTAGAACGATGCTAGAAGCCAAATCTGTTATGTACGGACGTGATTTTCGAGTCATCGATAGATGGATTCCCACTTCTCAAATTTGTTCGGACTGCGGTTTTCGCGGGGGTAAAAAAGAATTAAATATTAGAGAGTGGACTTGTTTAAATTGTGGTAAATCTCATGACCGAGATATTAACGCCGCAAACAATATTTTAGTCGCCGGAGGACTTTCGGAGACTTTAAACGGACGTGGAGAGAAGGTCAGGTGCGATTCGTTCAGTCGAAATAAGTAG
- the ltrA gene encoding group II intron reverse transcriptase/maturase, with protein sequence MNKPNLDSNPNTKGWDEIDWRKVERYVFKLQKNIYAASRCGDVKRVRKLQRTLMRSWSNRVLSVRRVTQENQGKKTAGVDGVKALNPKERMSLVGQLKITGKSKPTRRVWIPKPGTDEKRPLGIPTMYDRALQAVVKAALEPEWEAIFEPNSFGFRPGRSCHDAIWQIKNSIQNQAKFVLDADISKCFDRINHSALLQKINIKGKVRQQIKSWLSSGVIDQGAFTATSEGTPQGGVISPLLANIALHGLENKLNEYIKTLKMIYRGGRHYSKRDKVKSLSFIRYADDFVCIHKDKSVIQRCREIISEWLSDIGLELKPEKTRLTHTLQPELSEDGKAGFDFLGHHIQQYPAGKYRSRKSAEGRILGFITLITPTKKASKVHQEEIRRIIKKHRSSPQAALIQDLNPVIRGWTSYFHFSDAQTVGELSKQDKLTYLKLRRWAKRRCGNINDGHKLYWTSIGNNNWIFATNEGKANPLRLLRHSEFGSSSTEYVKVKGDKSPFDGDLIYWSSRLGTHPELPSRTAKLLKRQKGKCQECGLSFQNWDVMEVDHIIPKTLGGKDEHINLQLLHRHCHDKKTAIDLKEIRMKECSIFRSTLSQEWDKYEWECNNDNPNISRIKRSGSPMTKGNTIE encoded by the coding sequence ATGAATAAGCCTAATTTAGATTCAAATCCGAATACTAAGGGATGGGACGAAATCGATTGGCGTAAAGTCGAAAGATACGTTTTCAAGTTGCAAAAGAACATCTATGCTGCTTCCCGTTGTGGCGATGTCAAACGAGTCCGCAAACTCCAAAGAACGTTGATGAGGTCTTGGTCTAACAGGGTTTTATCGGTTCGTCGGGTCACACAAGAAAATCAAGGCAAGAAAACGGCAGGAGTGGACGGAGTGAAAGCTCTGAACCCCAAAGAACGTATGAGCCTCGTAGGTCAACTCAAAATAACAGGAAAATCTAAACCAACTCGTAGGGTATGGATTCCAAAACCTGGAACAGATGAGAAAAGACCATTAGGAATACCCACAATGTACGACCGAGCCTTGCAAGCAGTAGTAAAAGCTGCCTTAGAGCCAGAATGGGAGGCAATATTTGAGCCAAACAGCTTTGGTTTTAGACCCGGAAGGTCATGTCATGATGCGATATGGCAGATAAAGAACAGCATCCAAAATCAAGCCAAATTCGTGCTTGATGCTGATATATCAAAATGCTTTGACCGCATCAACCATTCAGCCCTACTCCAGAAAATAAACATCAAAGGAAAAGTCAGACAACAAATCAAATCCTGGCTCTCCTCTGGAGTCATAGACCAAGGGGCTTTTACTGCTACATCTGAGGGTACGCCACAAGGGGGGGTAATTAGCCCTCTGCTGGCAAATATTGCCCTTCACGGATTAGAAAACAAACTCAACGAATATATCAAAACCCTAAAAATGATATATCGGGGAGGACGACATTATTCCAAACGGGATAAAGTTAAAAGTCTTAGCTTTATTCGATATGCCGATGATTTCGTCTGTATTCATAAAGATAAATCCGTTATCCAAAGATGTCGAGAAATAATCTCGGAATGGTTATCTGACATTGGACTTGAATTAAAACCTGAGAAAACGAGGCTAACTCATACACTCCAACCAGAGCTAAGTGAGGATGGTAAAGCTGGATTTGATTTCTTAGGACATCATATTCAACAATACCCTGCTGGTAAATATCGAAGCAGAAAAAGTGCAGAAGGTAGAATATTAGGTTTTATAACACTCATCACCCCAACGAAGAAGGCGAGTAAGGTACACCAAGAAGAAATTAGAAGAATCATCAAAAAACACAGGTCAAGCCCACAGGCAGCATTAATTCAAGACCTCAACCCTGTAATAAGGGGATGGACTTCTTACTTCCACTTCTCAGACGCACAAACAGTCGGAGAATTATCAAAACAAGATAAACTCACATACCTGAAACTTCGACGATGGGCAAAACGCCGATGCGGAAATATCAATGATGGTCACAAGTTATATTGGACAAGCATCGGCAATAACAATTGGATATTCGCAACCAATGAAGGGAAAGCGAACCCCCTTCGGTTACTTAGACACTCAGAATTCGGCAGCAGTAGCACTGAGTACGTCAAAGTTAAAGGCGATAAAAGCCCATTCGACGGCGATTTAATTTACTGGAGTTCAAGACTAGGGACACACCCTGAATTGCCGAGTCGGACGGCTAAGTTGCTTAAGCGACAAAAGGGTAAATGTCAGGAGTGCGGATTAAGTTTCCAAAACTGGGATGTAATGGAAGTTGACCACATCATTCCTAAAACCCTCGGCGGAAAGGATGAACACATAAATTTACAACTATTACATCGGCACTGTCACGATAAAAAGACCGCAATTGACCTTAAAGAAATTAGGATGAAAGAATGCTCTATATTTCGCTCAACACTATCTCAAGAATGGGATAAATACGAGTGGGAATGTAACAATGATAATCCCAACATTTCAAGAATAAAACGGTCAGGAAGTCCTATGACAAAAGGAAACACCATTGAGTAG
- a CDS encoding flavin-dependent dehydrogenase, translating to MANLKEILYLEVPTPDTQQVCTWLQQNFQAEVGEKIITPDGFRLRFSQPDQNTTEWSELSTFVWSVQRTTYLKVFRVGQPPKAQEQKFLKRLETELRIKFPYQYPEPPEINLSEQSIFEALEKDYPLTVKYFKKMPNGEFDLQRVYWWEKRWREGVRNPQTPQQVIFKTETSQESNSPEYDLIYIGGALGVIHAAVMARLGYKVLLIERLPFGRMNREWNISRSELKSLTDLGLFTQTEIESFIAREYKDGFHKFFDAYNPDIAKAQILHTPRVLNIALNADVLLKLSGEKLKQAGGEIWDETEFLKADIHPNLVNIQCLHLPTQTQRNATARLLVDAMGTASPIAWQLNGGRAFDSVCPTVGAVIDGGFEPGVWDSTLGDVLNTHGDISRGRQLIWELFPGAGNELTFYLFHYHQVNPTNPGSLLEMYEDFFTILPEYRRCDLDQLVWKKATFGYIPGHFSTGSSDRKVSFDRLILIGDAASLQSPLVFTGFGSLVRNLSRLTDLLNTALKHDLLTADWLDKIRAYQTNISVTWLFSKGMMVPTGKYLPPEKINSILNTFFGILATEPQDIAETFIKDRTTWWIFTRLALKAARMNPLLLLWILDFVSFGEVVRWTKNFMQFMVLSVLSFLFGWLPNFTRQIQPWLEPRYPKLWMWLLTTSYALTDGMGKPQAPHFTTLKLRVS from the coding sequence ATGGCAAACCTAAAAGAAATTTTATATCTTGAAGTTCCCACTCCCGATACTCAACAGGTTTGTACTTGGTTGCAACAAAACTTTCAAGCAGAAGTGGGAGAAAAAATTATTACTCCCGATGGGTTTCGGTTGCGATTTTCCCAGCCTGATCAAAATACAACAGAATGGAGTGAACTTTCAACCTTTGTTTGGTCAGTTCAACGCACCACCTATTTAAAAGTCTTTCGAGTAGGTCAACCTCCCAAAGCGCAGGAACAGAAGTTTTTAAAGCGTTTAGAAACTGAACTTAGAATAAAATTTCCTTATCAATATCCTGAACCCCCAGAGATTAATTTATCCGAACAATCCATTTTTGAAGCCTTAGAAAAGGATTATCCCTTAACGGTCAAATACTTTAAAAAAATGCCCAATGGAGAATTTGATCTCCAACGGGTTTATTGGTGGGAAAAACGTTGGCGAGAAGGGGTGAGAAATCCACAAACGCCTCAACAAGTTATCTTTAAGACGGAAACATCCCAGGAATCCAATTCCCCTGAGTATGACTTAATTTATATTGGGGGCGCATTAGGAGTCATTCATGCTGCTGTAATGGCAAGATTAGGTTATAAAGTATTATTAATTGAACGGTTGCCCTTTGGTCGGATGAACCGAGAATGGAATATTTCTCGCAGTGAGTTAAAAAGTTTAACAGATTTAGGATTATTTACTCAAACCGAGATTGAAAGTTTTATCGCCAGAGAATATAAAGACGGATTTCATAAGTTTTTTGATGCTTATAATCCTGACATTGCTAAAGCTCAAATTCTACATACGCCTAGGGTGTTAAATATTGCTTTAAATGCAGATGTATTACTTAAATTATCTGGGGAGAAACTTAAACAAGCTGGAGGAGAAATTTGGGATGAGACAGAATTTTTAAAAGCCGATATTCATCCGAATTTAGTTAATATTCAATGTCTCCATCTTCCCACCCAAACCCAACGCAACGCCACTGCCCGTTTATTAGTCGATGCGATGGGAACGGCTTCCCCCATTGCTTGGCAATTGAACGGAGGACGAGCGTTTGATAGTGTTTGTCCGACCGTTGGGGCGGTGATTGATGGCGGGTTTGAACCGGGGGTTTGGGATTCCACATTAGGAGATGTTTTAAATACTCATGGGGATATTTCACGGGGAAGACAGTTAATTTGGGAACTGTTTCCAGGGGCGGGAAATGAATTAACCTTTTATCTATTTCACTATCATCAAGTCAATCCAACAAACCCCGGTTCCCTATTAGAAATGTATGAAGACTTTTTTACCATTTTACCCGAATATCGTCGATGTGATCTGGATCAATTAGTCTGGAAAAAAGCGACGTTTGGCTATATTCCGGGGCATTTTAGTACCGGAAGTAGCGATCGAAAAGTTAGTTTTGATCGATTAATTTTAATTGGAGATGCAGCTTCTTTACAATCTCCGTTAGTCTTTACTGGATTTGGCTCTTTAGTCCGAAATTTATCTCGATTAACGGATTTATTAAATACGGCTTTAAAGCATGATTTATTAACCGCAGATTGGTTAGATAAAATTCGAGCCTATCAAACCAATATTTCTGTAACGTGGTTATTTTCTAAAGGAATGATGGTTCCCACAGGAAAATATTTACCGCCCGAAAAAATTAACTCAATTTTAAATACCTTTTTTGGGATTTTAGCCACTGAACCTCAAGACATTGCAGAAACCTTTATTAAAGATCGGACAACTTGGTGGATATTTACCCGGTTAGCCTTAAAAGCTGCCCGCATGAATCCTTTATTATTATTGTGGATTTTAGACTTTGTAAGCTTTGGGGAAGTAGTACGCTGGACAAAGAATTTTATGCAATTTATGGTGTTGTCTGTGCTGAGTTTTCTTTTCGGTTGGCTTCCCAATTTCACTCGTCAAATTCAACCTTGGTTAGAACCTCGATATCCTAAACTTTGGATGTGGTTATTAACAACCAGTTATGCTTTAACTGACGGGATGGGGAAACCCCAAGCCCCCCATTTCACAACATTAAAACTCAGGGTTTCTTAA
- a CDS encoding linear amide C-N hydrolase: protein MVFNLLNHKHWTTTKMCTGIRLIAADKTVVHARTLEFAVDILSDIIVVPRGYERVGSTPAMAEEPPLPGKKWKSKYASVGMSALGLPLIIDGFNEVGLAIGLFYFPGFAEYMPYSRSDAENTIAPWEVGSWILENFETVDQVKTAIKDIVVPGVIFAQFDPNASPTVHFVVHDASGQSIVIEYVGGKLNVHDNPLGVITNSPTFDWHMTNLRNYVNFSFTNVSGFKLGSVQLSPFGQGSGMLGIPGDFTPPSRFVRAVAYSQSVSEAFSQGYNDKGEGESFHAATGKDAILQAFHILNNFDIPKGVAREHEHIVEETGTTLVPADYTLWTSASDLQLKQYYFRTYENSQIRMVDLNVHKDRSFKIERFSIAGQETIQTIG from the coding sequence ATGGTATTTAACCTGCTTAATCATAAACACTGGACAACAACAAAAATGTGTACTGGAATTCGCCTAATAGCAGCCGATAAAACCGTAGTTCATGCACGAACACTGGAGTTTGCTGTTGATATTTTATCCGATATCATTGTGGTTCCCAGAGGCTATGAACGGGTAGGAAGTACCCCCGCTATGGCAGAAGAACCTCCTTTACCCGGTAAAAAATGGAAGAGTAAATATGCCAGTGTCGGAATGTCCGCCCTTGGTTTACCGTTGATTATTGATGGATTCAATGAAGTGGGTCTGGCTATTGGTTTGTTTTACTTCCCAGGCTTTGCTGAATATATGCCCTATAGCCGTTCTGATGCAGAGAATACCATAGCTCCCTGGGAAGTAGGTTCTTGGATATTAGAGAATTTCGAGACTGTAGATCAGGTTAAGACTGCAATCAAAGATATTGTCGTGCCTGGAGTAATATTCGCGCAATTCGACCCCAACGCTTCACCTACTGTTCATTTCGTTGTACACGACGCATCGGGTCAAAGCATCGTGATCGAATATGTTGGTGGCAAACTCAATGTCCACGACAACCCACTAGGCGTGATTACTAACTCACCAACTTTTGATTGGCACATGACCAACCTACGGAACTATGTGAATTTCTCGTTCACAAATGTTTCTGGTTTCAAACTAGGGTCAGTTCAGCTATCTCCATTCGGACAGGGTTCGGGAATGCTCGGAATACCAGGTGATTTTACACCCCCTTCACGCTTCGTAAGAGCCGTGGCATATAGTCAATCAGTCAGTGAAGCATTCAGTCAGGGATACAATGACAAGGGAGAGGGAGAATCTTTTCACGCAGCCACAGGTAAAGACGCAATTTTACAGGCGTTTCATATCCTCAACAACTTCGATATTCCGAAGGGTGTGGCTCGTGAACATGAACATATCGTAGAGGAAACAGGAACAACCCTTGTCCCAGCAGATTACACACTCTGGACAAGCGCGAGTGACCTCCAACTGAAACAATACTATTTTCGTACTTATGAGAACAGTCAGATCCGGATGGTGGATCTGAACGTACATAAGGATCGCAGTTTCAAGATTGAGAGATTCTCGATAGCGGGTCAAGAGACTATCCAAACAATAGGTTAG
- the ftsH gene encoding ATP-dependent zinc metalloprotease FtsH, with protein sequence MGWLDAKQIIPQKTIIAKRLGRILGSWMMAQGLLLGTPAFANNTPKTLTYSQLLQKIEAGEVQKIEEDPSRQMAKVTLKGDKDKKPSSVYWVSLFEQNPELMREIRANNVEYEVSPTADNSAAMGLIVNMLIIFGVLAFLLMILRRSTQASGQAMNFGKSRARFQMEAKTGILFEDVAGVEEAKEELQEVVTFLKQPERFTAIGAKIPRGVLLIGPPGTGKTLLAKAIAGEAGVPFFSISGSEFVEMFVGVGASRVRDLFRKAKENSPCLIFIDEIDAVGRQRGAGIGGGNDEREQTLNQLLTEMDGFEGNTGIIVIAATNRPDVLDAALLRPGRFDRQVMVDLPSFNGRLGILKVHARNKKLSEEVSLDAIARRTPGLSGADLANLLNEAAILTARRRKEAITPLEIDDAIDRITIGLALTPLLDSKKKRLIAYHEIGHALLMTLLKNSDPLNKVTIIPRSGGIGGFAQQMFNEEMVDSGLYTKSWLIDRITICLGGRAAEMEVFGDAEVTNGATSDIQTVTNLAREMITHYGMSDLGLVALESPSGEVFLGRGFPSQSEYSEEVATQIDHLIRSLASECYEQARAIIREHRMLIDQLVELLLEVETLDGEQFRQLVAEKTPLPKRQLATRS encoded by the coding sequence ATGGGATGGTTAGATGCTAAACAGATCATCCCCCAAAAAACCATCATCGCCAAACGACTAGGGCGAATTTTGGGCAGTTGGATGATGGCCCAGGGGCTACTCTTGGGAACTCCCGCCTTCGCCAATAACACCCCAAAAACCCTAACCTACAGTCAACTGTTGCAGAAAATTGAGGCTGGGGAAGTCCAAAAAATTGAAGAAGATCCCTCGCGACAAATGGCGAAAGTCACCTTGAAGGGAGACAAAGATAAAAAGCCATCGTCAGTGTATTGGGTTTCTCTGTTTGAACAAAACCCGGAATTAATGCGGGAAATTCGGGCGAATAATGTTGAGTATGAAGTTAGCCCTACGGCTGATAATAGTGCAGCCATGGGGTTAATTGTCAATATGCTAATTATTTTTGGCGTATTGGCATTTTTATTAATGATTCTGCGACGGTCTACCCAAGCATCGGGCCAAGCGATGAATTTTGGCAAATCCAGGGCGAGATTCCAAATGGAAGCCAAAACCGGCATATTATTTGAGGATGTAGCCGGGGTTGAAGAAGCCAAGGAAGAACTGCAAGAAGTCGTTACCTTCCTGAAGCAACCGGAAAGGTTTACAGCCATTGGGGCGAAAATTCCCAGGGGGGTGTTGTTAATTGGGCCACCGGGAACCGGAAAAACCCTCTTAGCCAAAGCCATTGCTGGGGAAGCTGGAGTTCCCTTTTTCAGCATCTCTGGGTCAGAATTTGTGGAGATGTTTGTTGGAGTCGGTGCTTCACGGGTGAGAGATTTATTTAGAAAAGCCAAGGAAAATTCCCCTTGTTTAATTTTTATTGATGAAATTGATGCGGTCGGACGTCAACGGGGTGCGGGAATTGGGGGGGGAAATGATGAACGAGAACAAACCCTGAACCAATTATTAACAGAAATGGATGGGTTTGAAGGCAATACGGGAATTATTGTCATTGCTGCTACCAACCGTCCTGATGTTTTAGATGCGGCGTTATTACGTCCGGGTCGATTTGATCGACAGGTGATGGTGGATTTACCGAGTTTTAATGGTCGCTTAGGAATTCTTAAAGTTCACGCTCGCAATAAGAAGTTATCCGAAGAGGTTTCTTTAGATGCGATCGCCCGTCGTACCCCTGGATTATCCGGTGCAGATTTAGCCAATTTACTCAATGAAGCGGCTATTTTAACCGCCCGACGGCGCAAAGAAGCCATTACACCTTTAGAAATTGATGATGCCATTGATCGGATTACCATTGGGTTAGCGTTAACGCCATTATTAGATAGTAAGAAAAAACGTTTGATTGCCTATCATGAAATCGGACACGCTTTATTAATGACATTGTTGAAAAATTCCGATCCCTTAAATAAAGTCACCATTATTCCCCGTTCTGGAGGCATTGGGGGCTTTGCTCAACAAATGTTCAATGAAGAAATGGTCGATAGTGGCTTATATACAAAATCCTGGTTAATTGATCGAATTACCATTTGTTTGGGAGGACGAGCCGCTGAAATGGAAGTTTTTGGGGATGCGGAAGTTACCAATGGCGCCACGAGCGATATCCAAACCGTGACTAATTTAGCACGGGAAATGATCACCCATTATGGAATGTCAGATTTAGGATTAGTAGCCTTAGAAAGTCCATCGGGAGAGGTGTTTTTAGGGCGAGGATTTCCCTCTCAATCCGAATATTCTGAAGAAGTCGCCACCCAAATTGATCACCTGATTCGATCTCTAGCCAGTGAATGTTATGAACAGGCGCGAGCAATTATTCGGGAACATAGAATGCTCATTGATCAGTTAGTGGAATTATTGTTAGAGGTGGAAACCTTAGATGGTGAACAATTCCGACAACTGGTTGCTGAAAAAACTCCCCTTCCAAAGCGTCAGTTAGCAACCAGAAGTTAA